DNA from Deltaproteobacteria bacterium:
TCTCCCTTTTCGCTCCGAATCGTTCGACCGCGTCGTCTGCCGCATCGCCCCCCACCATTTCCCGGACGTGCGTGAGGCCCTTTCCGAGATAGTCCGCGTCACGAAGACCGGAGGGAAGGTAGGCATAATCGACAGCGTTGTGCCGGAAGACCCGGCCCTGGATGCGTTCATGAACGGCATCGAAAAGGTACGAGATCCCTCGCACGTGCACAGCTACCGGGTCGAGGAATGGGTCTCCTTTCTCAAGGAAGCGGGGCTGTACCTTCTGCACGTTTCCTGCGCCTGGAAGGAGCACCCCTTCGAGGAGTGGGTGAGCAGGACCGGGATGCCGGAGGCCGTCCAGCGGGAAGTGGAGGAGATGTTCCTGAACGCTTTCCCGCGGGCGCGGGATTTCTTCCGGGTCCGCATCAAGGACGGCAGGGTCGTCTCCTACTCCGACGAAAAGGGTATCTTCGTAGGCCGCAAGGAATGACGAGGATCTTACATTAATATAAGAGAATGAATACCGGCAGGAACACCACCCTCTCCCGGATCTTCATCCCGGCGATGGATTGCCCGGACGAAGAGAAGGAAATCCGCGTCGCGCTGGGGCGTCTCTCCAGGGTGGAAGCGCTCACTTTCCACCTTTTCTCGCGCCAGGTGGAGGTTAGGCACCGGGGGGATCTCGATGAAATCCTCCACGCGCTGCGGGCCATCGGGATGGAGGGGCATCCCGTGGACGAATCCCTGCGGAAAGCCGAAATCCCGGAAACGTCCAGGGCATCGCTTAAAACCTTCTACGCGAGCGCCGTTCTGCTCCTTGCCGGGGCGGCGCTTTTCGCGCTGGCGAAGGATTCGCCCTGGGCGGGACGGCTCTTTCTCGCCTCGATAACGGCGGGAGGCGCGCCGGTCGCATGGCGGGGATTTCGGGAACTGCGCAACCGCTCCCTGGGGATGAACACTCTCATGACCATCTCCATTTCCGGGGCGGCGGCGATGGGGGAGTGGGCGGAAGGTGCAGTCGTGGTCACCCTCTTCGCGCTGGCGAATCACCTGGAAGCGCGCAGCCTGGACCGCGCCCGGAAGGCCACAGCCGATCTTTTCGCATCCTCCCCCGACACCGCCGTCATCCGGGAAGGCGGCGTGGAGGGCAAGGAGCGCACGGTCGCGGCGGAAGAGGTCCGGCCGGGCGACATGCTGATAATCCGGCCCGGCGCGCGCGTGCCTGTGGACGCCGTTGTATTCAAGGGATCCTCGGACGTCGGCGAGGCCATACTCACCGGCGAATCCCTGCCCGTGGAGAAACGGGAAGGCGATCCGCTGTACGCAGGCACGGTGAACGGTCGCGGGCTCCTGCTGGCGGAGGCGGAAAGACCGCTGTCGGAATCGGCATACGCGCGGATCCTGCGGCGCGTCGAGGAGGCCCAGTCGCAGAAGGCCCCCATCCAGGCCTTCATGGAACGGTTCGCGGAAGTCTATACCCCCTCGGTGCTCGCGGCCGCCGCGCTGGTGGCGACGATCCCTCCGATCTTCGGCTTCGGCGCGCTCATCCCGTGGGCGTACCGTGCGCTGGTCCTGCTCGTCATCGCCTGCCCCTGCGCCATAGTCCTTGCCGCTCCGGTCGTCACCATCACCGCTCTCACCCGCGCCACCCGCGACGGCATCCTGGTCAAGGGAGCGCATCACCTGGAGACCCTTGGCAAGATCCGCATGGTGGCGTTCGACAAGACGGGCACCCTCACCCGCGGAAAGCTGAAGATCACCCGCGTGCGGGCGGCGGACGGATTTTCGGAGGAGGAGGTCGTTCGGCTGGCGGGCGCGGTGGAGGCGGGCTCCGCGCATCCCGTCGCCGAGGCGATCCGTCACGAGGCGAGGCGGCGGGGTGTTGCGCTGGCGGCGCGCGGGACTGTGGCGCGAACCATGGAGGTTTTCGGAGGACGGGGCGTATCGGCGCAGGTGGAGGGGAAACGCGTGCTCGTCGGAAACAGGCGTCTCTTCGAAGAGACAGGCATTCCGTTGTCCACGCTGGGCGCGCTGCACCCCGAAGGAGGGAAGGACGATTCCCGGTTGACCGCCATTGTGGGGACGCCGGACGGAATCGCGGGGGTCCTCGAAATGGAGGACGAACTCAGGGGGGAGGCCCAGGCGGCGGTTCGCTCGCTGCAGGCGCTGGGCGTCGAGCACGTGGCCATGCTTACCGGCGACCGTTCCGGCATCGCGCGGGCCGCCGCCGCCACGATCGGAATCCGCGAGGTCTTTTCGGGACTCTTACCGGAAGACAAACTCGAAAAGGTGAGGGAGCTCGTGAATGTCAACGGAGCGGTCGCGATGGTCGGGGACGGCGTCAACGACGCTCCTGCGCTTGCCCTTTCCACCGTCGGCATCGCGATGGGCGCCGCGGGATCTCCGGTGGCCATCGAGACGGCGGACGTCGCGCTGATGACGGAGGACCTGCGAAAGATCCCCGCCGCGATCGTTCTGGGGCGCAGGATGGTTTCGGTCATCCGGCAGAACGTCGCATACTCCCTCGCGATCAAGGCCGGCTTCCTGGCATTGGCGGTGGCCGGTTACGCGACCCTGTGGATGGCGGTGGCCGCCGACATGGGGACGACGCTGCTCGTCATCGGGAACGGCATGAGGTTGCTGCGGAACCAGGGAATCCCCGGATAACCGCGGCATGGGAAGATCGCGACTGCACCGCAACGTCTTCGCGCTGGGTCTGGTAAGCCTTCTCACCGACTTCTCAAGCGAAATGATCTATCCCTTGCTGCCCGTGTTCCTCACGTCCACGCTCGGCGCGGGGCCGGCGGCGCTCGGGATCATCGAAGGCGTGGCGGAAACAACCGCCAGCCTGCTCAAGCTCTTTTCCGGCATGTGGGCCGACCGGACGGGCCGTAAAAAACCGCTGGTGCTCTCCGGCTACGGCCTTTCCGCCCTGATGCGCCCGCTGGTGGGGTTCGCCACGGCGTGGGGACACGTACTGGCGGTGCGATTCTCCGACCGGATCGGCAAAGGAATCCGCTCTTCCCCCCGGGATGCGCTGATCGCCGGAGCGGTCCCCGCGGCGGACCGCGGCCGGGCCTTCGGCCTGCAGAGGTCGATGGACCACATGGGGGCGGTCATCGGCCCTCTGGCCGCCTTCCTGCTGCTCTACGGGGCGGACCTGTCCCTGCGGAGCGTCTTTTTTCTTTCGGCGGTCCCGGGCGCCGCGGCGGTCCTTGCGCTGTTCCTGTTCGTCCGGGAGCCGGAAACCCCGCCCCCCGTGCACGTCGGGGGTAAATTGAAGGACGGGGA
Protein-coding regions in this window:
- a CDS encoding cation-translocating P-type ATPase — its product is MNTGRNTTLSRIFIPAMDCPDEEKEIRVALGRLSRVEALTFHLFSRQVEVRHRGDLDEILHALRAIGMEGHPVDESLRKAEIPETSRASLKTFYASAVLLLAGAALFALAKDSPWAGRLFLASITAGGAPVAWRGFRELRNRSLGMNTLMTISISGAAAMGEWAEGAVVVTLFALANHLEARSLDRARKATADLFASSPDTAVIREGGVEGKERTVAAEEVRPGDMLIIRPGARVPVDAVVFKGSSDVGEAILTGESLPVEKREGDPLYAGTVNGRGLLLAEAERPLSESAYARILRRVEEAQSQKAPIQAFMERFAEVYTPSVLAAAALVATIPPIFGFGALIPWAYRALVLLVIACPCAIVLAAPVVTITALTRATRDGILVKGAHHLETLGKIRMVAFDKTGTLTRGKLKITRVRAADGFSEEEVVRLAGAVEAGSAHPVAEAIRHEARRRGVALAARGTVARTMEVFGGRGVSAQVEGKRVLVGNRRLFEETGIPLSTLGALHPEGGKDDSRLTAIVGTPDGIAGVLEMEDELRGEAQAAVRSLQALGVEHVAMLTGDRSGIARAAAATIGIREVFSGLLPEDKLEKVRELVNVNGAVAMVGDGVNDAPALALSTVGIAMGAAGSPVAIETADVALMTEDLRKIPAAIVLGRRMVSVIRQNVAYSLAIKAGFLALAVAGYATLWMAVAADMGTTLLVIGNGMRLLRNQGIPG
- a CDS encoding methyltransferase domain-containing protein, whose protein sequence is MSDLPSKRKTRNLFAGVAGRYRVSADHTDAEDRRILISRLAFAPSHIVLDVATGGGHTAVTIAPVVRRMIASDLTPEMLREARILAAERGCGNMDFMSADAELLPFRSESFDRVVCRIAPHHFPDVREALSEIVRVTKTGGKVGIIDSVVPEDPALDAFMNGIEKVRDPSHVHSYRVEEWVSFLKEAGLYLLHVSCAWKEHPFEEWVSRTGMPEAVQREVEEMFLNAFPRARDFFRVRIKDGRVVSYSDEKGIFVGRKE
- a CDS encoding MFS transporter, which codes for MGRSRLHRNVFALGLVSLLTDFSSEMIYPLLPVFLTSTLGAGPAALGIIEGVAETTASLLKLFSGMWADRTGRKKPLVLSGYGLSALMRPLVGFATAWGHVLAVRFSDRIGKGIRSSPRDALIAGAVPAADRGRAFGLQRSMDHMGAVIGPLAAFLLLYGADLSLRSVFFLSAVPGAAAVLALFLFVREPETPPPVHVGGKLKDGDLPPAFRRYLFIVGLFTLGNASDAFLILRAVESGVPVAYVPLLWGAFHVVKSALSTPAGILSDRMDRRKVVVAGWIVYAAAYAAWGIARGPAWMTGLFLVYGLYAAATEGVERALVADFVPPERRGTAFGWFHLVVGLAALPASVIFGVLYKMYGAGAAFGTSASLAVIASALLLLLKTPTASAGTGRETRSP